A single Stigmatopora argus isolate UIUO_Sarg chromosome 7, RoL_Sarg_1.0, whole genome shotgun sequence DNA region contains:
- the LOC144077328 gene encoding cell division control protein 42 homolog — MVPENEARRVSLPMYPPSPPSRRHFPLHLGMKRRRSGPAPERRVNCVLVGDGAVGKSSLVMSYTTNGYPVRYVPTAFDNFTVMIVVDGTPVRLQLCDTAGQKWGIGDGSVNDELERLRPLCYRNADVFLLCYSVVQPASFHNLARRWVPEIRRHCPGAPLVLVGTQLDLREDVQVLIRLAQNQERPVGSEEGRQLAQQLGAAGFAECSALTQKNLKEAFDSAILASIQQMEDGGDNESVLPQRLTHRRKAPEKIKKLSEAWWSKIRCLVGEQNCDQLTS, encoded by the exons ATGGTTCCCGAGAACGAGGCTCGCCGAGTATCCCTGCCGATGTACCCGCCGTCTCCGCCCAGCCGTCGGCACTTCCCGCTGCACTTGGGCATGAAGCGGCGGCGTTCGGGCCCCGCGCCAGAGCGCCGCGTCAACTGCGTCCTGGTGGGAGACGGCGCGGTGGGAAAGAGCAGCCTAGTCATGAGCTACACCACCAATGGTTATCCCGTCAGATACGTTCCCACTGCCTTCGACAACTTCACAG TCATGATAGTGGTGGATGGGACACCCGTCAGACTGCAGCTTTGTGACACGGCCGGACAG AAATGGGGCATTGGTGATGGATCCGTCAAT GATGAACTGGAGCGTCTCCGACCACTCTGCTACCGAAACGCCGACGTCTTCCTCCTGTGCTACAGCGTGGTCCAACCGGCTTCCTTCCACAACCTGGCCCGTCGTTGGGTACCTGAAATCCGCCGGCATTGTCCCGGGGCACCTCTCGTCTTGGTGGGAACACAGCTCGACCTACGTGAGGACGTCCAGGTGTTGATCCGGCTGGCTCAGAACCAGGAGCGTCCAGTGGGCTCGGAGGAGGGCCGACAGCTGGCACAGCAACTCGGGGCGGCCGGCTTTGCCGAGTGCTCGGCGCTGACGCAGAAGAACCTGAAGGAGGCCTTCGATTCGGCCATCTTGGCGAGCATCCAACAGATGGAAGACGGCGGTGACAATGAAAGTGTGCTGCCACAGAGACTAACCCACAGGAGGAAAGCGCCTGAGAAGATCAAAAAGCTGTCGGAGGCCTGGTGGAGCAAGATCCGATGTCTGGTAGGGGAACAGAACTGTGATCAGCTGACATCGTGA